The genomic interval GTACTCCAGATTCACCTGATGCACAATCCCAATGCCAGGAGGGACGATCGCAAACCCATTAAATGCTTGCATGCCCCACTTTAGAAACCGATAGCGTGCTTCATTGCGATGGAACTCTACCTGCATGTTGAGCTGCAAAGCATTGCGGATCGCACTAAAATCCACCTGAACTGAATGGTCAACCACCAGGTCAACCGGCACCAATGGCTCAATCAGGGAGGAGTTGTGCCCCAGGCGGGCGGTTGTCGATCGCATTGCTGCCAGATCCACCAGCACGGGGACACCTGTGAAGTCTTGCAGCAAAATACGCGCGACGACAAACGGAATTTCAGTTGTGCGTTCTGCCTGGGGCTGCCAGTTGGCAAGACTCCGAATGTCCTGTTCCTTAATCCGTTTGTTGTCAAAATGACGCAACACCGATTCCAGGACAATTCGCAGACTGACGGGTAATTGAGAAATCGGACCAACTCCTGCCTGCTCAAGCTTTGGCAGGGAATAGAAGTGGGCCTTTTCGCCCTTACCCGTTGTAAATTCATGCAGCGTATCAAACAAATTGTGAGGAGATGCCAACATAACCGCTAACCCATTTTTACTTCAGCGGATCATGCCCCCAATTCATCAGTGAGTAACGCCAGCGAGTATGCTCCACATCTCCTGATGGACGTTGGGCAGAGTGACGATGCACATAGCTGATCACCCGATGCATGTGGTGCAAGTCATCCTCTGTATAATCTAGCTTTTTCTGATTCAAAAGCTGCACAATTCGTTTGCCAGATTGATGACCGATCGACTCATCATCCCCATTTTTTTGCCCTACCTGCTGGGATTCCCTCGTTTTTAACCAGGATTCCAACTCCTTAGGAGCCATGTTAACAACCTGCTGAAACTCCGCGATCACAGCACTTCTATCCTCTGTCATTCCTAATCCTCCTTAATCTTTTTCAAGGATTCAGGTTTGTGGGCTGCCTCCTTACCTGTCTTTTCACTTTTAACGAGGTATTCAGGGTTATCCTTTGAAGCAGCAACATGGTGCCCCTTGATGTCAGTCGGTTCGGTTAACTTTTTCTCGACTTCACCCTTTACTTTTCCCTGGGAACTTTTCCACTCAACCTTCTCGCCTTCCTTAAATTGATCAGTCACAACGTTTCTCCTAATCTGATTCATGAACAGAACCTACGCAAGCCTGGACGTTGTTACCCAAAGCCAAGTTACGAATTGTTTCTAAAGGTACTCAGTCAGAAAAGGCATAGCCTCTATCCATTGTGACGATTACAGTCCTCGTTAGCCCTCACCTGCTATGCCATAGGGTAGAAATGGGTTGAATGATTGTCTATTTCAGGGAAGAGACCGTCTGCGATCGTGCTCTGTCTCTTGACGGTAGGAGTTTGAAGCGATCGTTTCTAAAATTGAAATTTAGATTAAGCTATCAACTTTTACCAGGAAACCTTTAACCATGCGTCGCTTCAAATCTTTTGTTTCTTTCGCAGGCATTGCAGGCATGGCGTCATTCATTGCAATTCCTGCCAATGCCCAAACCGTTAATCAATTACCTACAAATGTTTACACGGCTCCAGACGGAACAGTGGTCATCACTTCACCCACTGGTACCACAACAGTCAATCCCGGTAATTCCAGCAACATACCCAGTACCACCCCAGCAGGAACGTCTACTCCTGCGGGAACTTCAAATGTATCTCCCACTAACACGGGTAACTCTACCAGCACTACCAGCCAAAACAGTGTGCCGCTCTCCAATGGGACAAACAACAGCTTAAATAACGGACTCAATGCCCCAGGAAATGTCATCGTTGTGCCAGGTGCTTCAACGGGTTCTGGCGGAACTGGCACTTCCGGTACCAATTCCACGGCAACACCATCTGGAACAACGACAACCCCTGGTGCAACGGGAACTCAGGGTAATTCCACCCCGTTGCAATTTAATCCTGGAGTGAATCCCGTCGATGGTGGAGTGAATCCGACCAACCCGACGCCAACCCAGCAACCCACTGGAACGACAAATCCAGGGAATACTGCTCCCCTGCAATACAACGGTCAGTCTGGTGGCAGCACAACCCCAACCAATCCCACCCCAACCCAGCCACCTGCGGGAACGACCAATCCCGGAAATACAGCGCCGTTACGTTTCGATAACAGTACGACAACACCATCGACTCCCGCCCCTCGGTAGTAAATTCTGTTTAGAGCGTGTAGTGAACTTTTAGGGTCCGCTAAAGTAGGGGTATGCATAGAAAACCATACCCCTCCGATGCAAGTGAGGATAGGCAGGTCTTGATCGCTCCCTATTTAACCTTGATAGATGAAGTTGCGAGCAGTAAGAATAGAGCGTACCTAAAGCTGAAATTACCAGAAGCCCAAAGGGGTTTCGTATATCTCAACATTTTCATCAAAACAAAGGGACAAATGGAGAATCAGTCCCTGCCCCTGGAAAGCTACCATCGCTGATGCATGATTAGGGATTGGGATAATGATAGTAAGTCCGCTACTGCGGGATAGCTGAGGTTTTCAGGAAAGCGTAATCCCAAACGACAAAGGGCTAACTTTACCCAACCTTTGAAATCAAATAACTGCCATAACGCTAGATGGCGTTGTCGTAGAATTTTTACCAGTTGAAGCGGTTGACAAGTTTTCACTTGGTCTGCCAGGCAGGCTGGCACAGGCTCCCCAAAATCAACTTCCAGAAATCGCACAATCCGCAGTAGCAATACGAAACTAGGGTGGTCTGGCATTAACGCCTGCAATCGCTCAAGATTAATCTCATCCCGCCATTTTCGTAAAACAAAGGCGACATCAAAAATCCATTGAAGGATGGGACCTGTTTCGTAGAAATGTCCATCCATGTGAACCACCAGATGCACCAGCATGGCATTTGGCTCTAAAACAGGTAATGCGTTTACACTCAAGTGTTGAGGGGAAAGGTTTGATGTCAAGCCCATTCCTTCTTTCCCTTCAAAGAGGCGAACTCGATGATGAACATCGCATAGTACTCCCATTGCATTCTCAAAATAGATTGCATCGCATGTTTCCATCACGTCTTGAGGTTGAAATCCAAGGGATTGGAACGCTTTTGTCGCAGCCCTCATCTCGTTAGCCGCGATCGCAAAATCCAGATCGCCCATTTGCCGCGTTCCCGGATCAGGATAGAAACTATCCGCCAAGGCGGCACCCTTCCAAACAACAGGACTTACATCATGAGCTTGCAGCGTCTTTAAAATGGCATCTAGTGTCAGAAGTAGTGTGAAGTTTGCCTTCTGCGTACTTTGGTAAGACTGCCTAAATTTTGCTTCATAAAGGGCTGGAAGGCGTTCCATTAAACCGTGTTGCTCAAGGTTATAGGCAACTAACGGAGTGAGTCGATGTTGCTCAAGGGTTTCCAGGCTTGCTGCCCAGTCATTTGCGTTCGCAGATTGCAATTGTTGTTGAATAGTATCTCGAATTTCGGCATTTACTGCTTTCAATGGAAGCTGAATCAGCGTATGGGTGAGACTAGATACCATCGTATTAAACCTTAATTTCAAAATAATTCATCCCAGAGGCAGCTAACATTTTTGTTGGGGTTTGAGTTTGTTCTGCCCATGCCTGCGGCATAAAGCCCACCTTTTGCCAAAAGTTCATTATGGGTGCCTGCCTCTGCAATTTTTCCCTTTTGCATCAGGTAGATATAGTCAGCTCGCATCGCTGCTGTAAAGCGGTGGGTGATCACGATCGCAGTGCGCTCATTGACCATTGTGCTGAACCGTTCGAGCCACTGAGACTCTGCCCAAGGGTCCATTGCACTGGTTGGTTCATCTAGGACAACAATTGGAGACTGGCGCAAAAACGCCCGTGCCAGAGCAACCCGCTGCCATTCCCCCCCACTCAATTCAGCCCCTTCTGCCAGGGATTTGCTTAGCAGTGTGTCATAGCCTTTAGGTAGCCCGGTAATAAAGTCATGGGCACCCGCCGCAATTGCCGCTGTTTGAATTGCATGATCATTAAACCGTGCAGACGGATTGCCGACCGCAATGTTTTCCGCGGCTGTAGCTTGATAACGCACCGGAAATTGAAACAAAACCGTAAGCCGATTCTGATATTCCCGCAGACTTAAGTCTCGAATATCAATTCCATCAATCTCAATTGCTCCTGCTTCTGGGTCATAGAAACGGCAGAGAAGTTTTAGCAATGTGCTTTTGCCAGCTCCATTATCCCCAACGATCGCAATGGTTTTACCTGCTGGAATAAAGAGATCAAAATGATCCAAAACCGGAGTTTCGCTGCCGGGGTAGCGAAAGGTAACTTGTCGAAATCGAATGCCCTGAACTAAAGATAGGGGCGCAGGATGGGGGTTGGGCGGCTCCACAACCTTTGGTTGCCAATCAAGGAATTCAAATAAATGTTCGAGAAACAGGCTATTTTGATAGAGTTGCCCCACATTCCCCAGAAGCGATCTCATCAACCCTTGACCCCGATTAAACGCTTGATAGAATAACGCCAAATCACCCAGGGTTAGAACACCTAAAATGGTTTGCCAGAGCATCCAAACCAGGGCGATCGCGCCAATCAGCAATGCGGCGGCTTTCGCTCCAAGACGCACAAACGCCTGATCTCGAAGAATTTTCAGTTTTTGAGAGCGGAGGTTACTTCGCAATGCCTGATAAGCTGCCTGAAAACCATGCCCAAGATTAAATAGCCGTAACTCCGGTGCCACAAATCCACTCGTTAGCATCGAGTTATAGTAGCCGGTCCATCGCCGATCAACTGTTGTATTATGCCACCAGCGGTGATAGCGATGATTGAAGTGCATCACTACAAAAAAAGCGGGGGTCATACTCAGAACCAGCAGCAGCGGTAGCCAAAGACCGTAGGGCACCAGAATCGTAGCGATGGAGATCGCGGTAATGCTATTTTGCACAAAATACCCCAGGCTTTCCATCAGTTCCAGAGGACGGCTACTCGCATTACTTTGGGCTTGTTCAAGGCAGTTGTAGTAATCGGGCGATTCATAGAAAGCGAGATCTGCTTCGACCGATTTCTGCTGTACTAAGGATTGAATGTAATCACCAACTACCTCAGATTGAGCCGTATTGATCCATCCGACACTCTCCTCTATCAGCATTGAGAGAATCATTGAGCCACCCATTAAAAGGGCAGGCTGAAGCAGGACTCTAGCGCTGTCTACAGTTGGTCCTAGGGCGATCGCCTTCACCAGACTATTGACCAAAACCCCTGTTAAATAAACCGTTACTGCTGGTAAAACCCCTTGAATTGCCAGCAGTACCGTCCACGCGATCGTCCAACCAGGAGCAGGCGTCCATACCAGTTTCAGGGCGCGAGGGATGTAAACCAATTGAGTTGACAATCGTTGTAATTTATTGCGCATAGCTTAAACCGATATCACTCCGGAGCAGTCAGCCTGGATCGCATCACAAACCTGTGATAGATAACTCATTCCGTTGGGGTACAGGAGACGGCGCACAGGAATGCGTTGAACAATCTGAGACAACTTTATCAACCGCTCTGGTGCAACCCCCATAGCATGCAAAATGGGAGCAGCAAACGATTGTCGAATCAATTCAATGACTGCATCCCTACGGGAAACAGGGATAATTTCAATATCTGTTCCCCATACCGCTGGATCACGACGTTCTGGCAAATAAAGACACGCAAGGTGTTGAGGCAGCCCACAAAATTCGCCCCATCCCCCAGAACCCATAGGAAGGCGGCGTTTGGCAAGTGCCGGGTGAACCAATTCTAAGCTCTTGAAAATGTCCCAGAAAATGTTCAGCCTGGTCGGGCCACAATCGCATCTGAGCATAACCAGGTCGTCCAGTAACCGTGCGGCCATCCCACTCCAGCGGAAGAATATCATCGGTCAAGAGTGCACATCCCCGCTGAATAAAGGCAGCAGCTAAAGAACTTTTACCCCCTTGACTGGTCGCTAAAAAACCAGCCGTTCCTCCAGTCGGAAAGACGATCGCAG from Kovacikia minuta CCNUW1 carries:
- a CDS encoding DUF3140 domain-containing protein, with product MTEDRSAVIAEFQQVVNMAPKELESWLKTRESQQVGQKNGDDESIGHQSGKRIVQLLNQKKLDYTEDDLHHMHRVISYVHRHSAQRPSGDVEHTRWRYSLMNWGHDPLK
- a CDS encoding hypervirulence associated TUDOR domain-containing protein produces the protein MTDQFKEGEKVEWKSSQGKVKGEVEKKLTEPTDIKGHHVAASKDNPEYLVKSEKTGKEAAHKPESLKKIKED
- a CDS encoding nucleotidyltransferase domain-containing protein, translating into MVSSLTHTLIQLPLKAVNAEIRDTIQQQLQSANANDWAASLETLEQHRLTPLVAYNLEQHGLMERLPALYEAKFRQSYQSTQKANFTLLLTLDAILKTLQAHDVSPVVWKGAALADSFYPDPGTRQMGDLDFAIAANEMRAATKAFQSLGFQPQDVMETCDAIYFENAMGVLCDVHHRVRLFEGKEGMGLTSNLSPQHLSVNALPVLEPNAMLVHLVVHMDGHFYETGPILQWIFDVAFVLRKWRDEINLERLQALMPDHPSFVLLLRIVRFLEVDFGEPVPACLADQVKTCQPLQLVKILRQRHLALWQLFDFKGWVKLALCRLGLRFPENLSYPAVADLLSLSQSLIMHQRW
- a CDS encoding ABC transporter ATP-binding protein; protein product: MRNKLQRLSTQLVYIPRALKLVWTPAPGWTIAWTVLLAIQGVLPAVTVYLTGVLVNSLVKAIALGPTVDSARVLLQPALLMGGSMILSMLIEESVGWINTAQSEVVGDYIQSLVQQKSVEADLAFYESPDYYNCLEQAQSNASSRPLELMESLGYFVQNSITAISIATILVPYGLWLPLLLVLSMTPAFFVVMHFNHRYHRWWHNTTVDRRWTGYYNSMLTSGFVAPELRLFNLGHGFQAAYQALRSNLRSQKLKILRDQAFVRLGAKAAALLIGAIALVWMLWQTILGVLTLGDLALFYQAFNRGQGLMRSLLGNVGQLYQNSLFLEHLFEFLDWQPKVVEPPNPHPAPLSLVQGIRFRQVTFRYPGSETPVLDHFDLFIPAGKTIAIVGDNGAGKSTLLKLLCRFYDPEAGAIEIDGIDIRDLSLREYQNRLTVLFQFPVRYQATAAENIAVGNPSARFNDHAIQTAAIAAGAHDFITGLPKGYDTLLSKSLAEGAELSGGEWQRVALARAFLRQSPIVVLDEPTSAMDPWAESQWLERFSTMVNERTAIVITHRFTAAMRADYIYLMQKGKIAEAGTHNELLAKGGLYAAGMGRTNSNPNKNVSCLWDELF